The following are from one region of the Amycolatopsis sp. QT-25 genome:
- a CDS encoding SigE family RNA polymerase sigma factor yields the protein MNQRDEQEFAEYFAAKRDSVRRTAYMLCGDWHRADDLAQTAFVALHRRWKKIRERAATDAYVRKTLVRAAIDESRRPWRREWQTEELPEPPQDGFDLGEQVVTREDLLAALREVPPKQRAVLVLRFFEGLDVGAAAKALGCSEGNVKSQTARGLANLRQVMEKEEVARDGRE from the coding sequence GTGAATCAGCGCGACGAACAAGAGTTCGCGGAGTACTTCGCCGCGAAGCGGGACTCCGTGCGCAGGACCGCGTACATGCTTTGCGGTGACTGGCATCGCGCGGACGATCTCGCGCAGACGGCGTTCGTCGCGCTGCACCGGAGGTGGAAGAAGATCAGAGAACGGGCGGCGACCGACGCCTACGTGCGGAAAACGCTGGTCCGGGCGGCCATCGACGAGTCGAGGCGGCCGTGGCGGCGGGAGTGGCAGACCGAAGAGCTGCCCGAGCCGCCGCAGGACGGCTTCGACCTCGGCGAACAGGTCGTCACCAGGGAAGACCTGCTGGCCGCGTTGCGCGAAGTGCCTCCGAAGCAGCGGGCCGTGCTGGTGCTGCGGTTCTTCGAAGGGCTCGACGTCGGCGCGGCGGCGAAGGCCCTCGGGTGCAGCGAGGGAAACGTGAAGAGTCAGACCGCACGAGGCTTGGCGAACCTCAGGCAGGTCATGGAGAAGGAGGAGGTGGCACGGGATGGACGAGAATGA
- a CDS encoding ABC transporter substrate-binding protein, translated as MKTTPRIRNNGGRPARQSLLATLTAGLVAVLAACGGGESATEKTLRVGTLSDAPPNIYVENGNYTGFDNELLKAIAAKQNLKLEFASTDFSSLLGQVANNQFDIGSSAIAQTDERKKNVDFSSAYNFEVMSIQTKDGSPITEEKGLSGKRVAVIQATVGDKWLTSTVPDAQAVRFPGYAPALAALKSGAVDAYILDQAIAETNVKESADAKLKVVKSFTTDVPHGFAVKKGNAELLTKIDEGLKQVIADGTWVELHEKFLPTAPVPDQFKA; from the coding sequence GTGAAGACGACACCAAGGATTCGTAACAACGGCGGGCGGCCTGCAAGGCAGTCACTGCTCGCCACGCTGACCGCGGGTCTCGTCGCCGTGCTGGCCGCTTGTGGCGGCGGCGAGTCCGCCACGGAGAAGACGCTGCGCGTCGGGACACTGAGTGACGCGCCGCCGAACATCTACGTCGAGAACGGCAACTACACCGGCTTCGACAACGAACTGCTGAAGGCCATCGCCGCCAAGCAGAACCTGAAGCTCGAATTCGCGTCGACCGACTTCTCCTCGCTGCTGGGCCAGGTCGCGAACAACCAGTTCGACATCGGCAGCTCGGCCATCGCGCAGACCGACGAGCGCAAGAAGAACGTCGACTTCTCCAGCGCTTACAACTTCGAAGTGATGAGCATCCAGACCAAGGACGGCTCGCCGATCACCGAGGAGAAGGGCCTGTCCGGCAAGCGGGTCGCGGTCATCCAGGCGACCGTCGGCGACAAGTGGCTCACCTCGACGGTGCCCGACGCGCAGGCCGTGCGCTTCCCGGGTTACGCCCCGGCGCTGGCCGCGCTCAAGAGCGGGGCCGTCGACGCCTACATCCTCGACCAGGCGATCGCCGAGACGAACGTCAAGGAGAGCGCCGACGCGAAGCTCAAGGTCGTCAAGTCCTTCACCACCGACGTGCCCCACGGCTTCGCGGTGAAGAAGGGCAACGCGGAGCTGCTCACCAAGATCGACGAGGGCCTGAAGCAGGTCATCGCCGACGGCACCTGGGTCGAACTGCACGAGAAGTTTTTGCCGACGGCCCCGGTCCCGGACCAGTTCAAGGCGTGA
- a CDS encoding transporter substrate-binding domain-containing protein, with product MRSTLSKFVAVVTAGAVTLALAACGSGDAGASAQKLRVGTLTDAPPSIYLENGTFTGYDNELLRDIAKREGFEVEFVGTEFAGLLAAVATNKFDIGSSTISTTEARKKTVAFSNGYSTGFTTILTKKGAALKDVGAFTGKRLGVVQASVQDDFASGKVPGANVVRFPDYNAGFAQLKAGSLDGWVVPKDIGQKYIDQNPDVPLEFGYTVETKDTPSAFAVRKDNKELLKKLNDGLAKAVADGTVARLHAQFFKTEPLPKELEQGGPGLPVQNAGV from the coding sequence ATGAGATCCACGCTGTCGAAGTTCGTTGCCGTCGTCACGGCCGGAGCGGTCACCCTCGCCCTCGCCGCCTGCGGCTCCGGTGACGCGGGCGCGAGCGCCCAGAAGCTGCGGGTCGGCACCCTGACCGACGCGCCGCCGTCCATCTACCTGGAGAACGGCACCTTCACCGGCTACGACAACGAGCTGCTGCGCGACATCGCGAAGCGCGAGGGCTTCGAGGTCGAGTTCGTCGGCACCGAGTTCGCCGGCCTGCTCGCCGCCGTCGCCACCAACAAGTTCGACATCGGCAGCTCCACGATCTCCACCACCGAGGCCCGCAAGAAGACCGTCGCGTTCAGCAACGGCTACAGCACCGGCTTCACCACGATCCTCACCAAGAAGGGCGCGGCCCTCAAGGACGTCGGCGCCTTCACCGGCAAACGGCTCGGCGTCGTGCAGGCGTCGGTGCAGGACGACTTCGCGAGCGGCAAGGTCCCGGGTGCCAACGTCGTCCGCTTCCCGGACTACAACGCCGGTTTCGCGCAGCTCAAGGCAGGCAGCCTCGACGGCTGGGTGGTGCCGAAGGACATCGGGCAGAAGTACATCGACCAGAACCCGGACGTGCCGCTGGAGTTCGGCTACACCGTCGAGACCAAGGACACGCCGTCCGCGTTCGCCGTCCGCAAGGACAACAAGGAACTGCTGAAGAAGCTCAACGACGGCCTCGCGAAGGCCGTGGCGGACGGCACCGTCGCCCGCCTGCACGCTCAGTTCTTCAAGACCGAGCCGCTGCCCAAGGAACTCGAACAGGGCGGCCCCGGCCTGCCCGTGCAGAACGCGGGGGTCTGA
- the purB gene encoding adenylosuccinate lyase — protein MTDKPRIPNVLAGRYASPELVELWSPERKVVLERELWLAVLRAQADLGVEVPDGVVADYERVLAQVDLDSIAARERVTRHDVKARIEEFNALAGHEHVHKGMTSRDLTENVEQLQVRRSLELVRSRVGAVLARLAAIAVEHSDTVMAGRSHNVAAQATTLGKRFATAADELIVAFDRLENLIERYPLRGIKGPVGTAQDMLDLLGDESTLDDLESRVAAHLGFENVFTSVGQVYPRSLDFDVLSTVVQLAAAPSSLAKTIRLMAGHELVTEGFKPGQVGSSAMPHKMNTRSCERVNGLAVVLRGYLSMIGELAGDQWNEGDVSDSVVRRVALPDAFFALDGLLETFLTVLAEFGAFPAVISRELDRYLPFLATTKVLMASVRAGVGRETAHEAIKENAVGVALAMRERGLAENDLLDRLAADDRIPLDRGELDKLLTDRISFTGVAPRQVAAIASRVEGILERFPESVNYSPAPIL, from the coding sequence GTGACGGACAAGCCCCGCATCCCCAACGTGCTCGCCGGCCGCTACGCCTCGCCTGAGCTGGTCGAACTGTGGTCCCCGGAACGCAAGGTCGTGCTGGAGCGCGAGCTCTGGCTCGCCGTGCTCCGCGCGCAGGCCGATCTCGGCGTCGAGGTGCCGGACGGTGTCGTCGCCGATTACGAACGCGTGCTGGCGCAGGTCGACCTCGACTCGATCGCCGCGCGCGAGCGGGTCACCCGGCACGACGTGAAGGCCCGCATCGAGGAGTTCAACGCGCTCGCCGGGCACGAGCACGTCCACAAGGGCATGACGTCGCGTGACCTCACCGAGAACGTCGAGCAGTTGCAGGTGCGGCGCTCGCTCGAGCTGGTCCGCTCGCGCGTCGGCGCGGTGCTCGCCAGGCTCGCCGCGATCGCGGTCGAACACTCCGACACGGTGATGGCGGGCCGTTCGCACAACGTCGCCGCGCAGGCGACGACCCTTGGCAAGCGGTTCGCCACCGCCGCCGACGAACTGATCGTCGCGTTCGACCGGCTCGAGAACCTGATCGAGCGATACCCGCTGCGCGGCATCAAGGGCCCGGTCGGCACCGCGCAGGACATGCTCGACCTGCTCGGCGACGAGTCCACTTTGGACGATCTGGAGTCGCGGGTCGCGGCCCACCTCGGCTTCGAAAACGTGTTCACCAGCGTCGGTCAGGTGTACCCGCGTTCGCTCGACTTCGACGTGCTGTCCACCGTGGTCCAGCTCGCCGCGGCGCCGTCGAGCCTGGCGAAGACGATCCGCCTGATGGCGGGCCACGAACTGGTCACCGAGGGTTTCAAACCGGGCCAGGTCGGCTCGTCGGCCATGCCGCACAAGATGAACACGCGGTCGTGCGAGCGGGTCAACGGGCTCGCCGTGGTGCTGCGCGGCTACCTGTCGATGATCGGCGAGCTCGCCGGCGACCAGTGGAACGAAGGCGACGTGTCCGACTCCGTCGTCCGCCGGGTCGCGCTGCCCGACGCGTTCTTCGCGCTCGACGGTTTGCTGGAGACCTTCCTCACGGTGCTGGCCGAGTTCGGCGCCTTCCCGGCGGTCATTTCGCGCGAGCTGGATCGTTATCTGCCGTTCCTCGCGACCACCAAGGTGCTCATGGCCTCGGTGCGCGCGGGCGTCGGCCGTGAGACCGCGCACGAGGCGATCAAGGAGAACGCCGTCGGCGTCGCCCTCGCGATGCGGGAGCGGGGGTTGGCGGAGAACGACCTCCTCGACCGGCTCGCCGCCGACGACCGCATCCCGCTCGACCGGGGTGAGCTGGACAAACTCCTCACCGACCGGATCTCGTTCACCGGTGTGGCGCCCCGTCAGGTGGCCGCGATCGCGTCGCGCGTCGAGGGCATCCTGGAGCGTTTCCCGGAGTCGGTGAACTACTCGCCGGCCCCGATCCTCTGA
- a CDS encoding SAM-dependent chlorinase/fluorinase, translated as MPIHYISFTTDYGLCDGFVAACHGVLARIAPSVRVLDVSHGIPPQQVRTGAEVLAQTVPYLPESVHLAVVDPGVGTARRGVVVVTDRGMLVGPDNGLLISAAETLSGVIAAYELAAPEYRLPVTSSTFHGRDVFAPAAAHLALGVAPEEFGPRVDDLVRLPDPFVAVFPGKLVTEVLTVDHFGNVQLAASPADLELAGLSGTVSVSSEHVLVRASVGDTFGTVPPGRNVLYTDSAGRLAVAVNGGSASAVLGLGPAQECTITSSPTDT; from the coding sequence ATGCCGATCCACTACATTTCGTTCACGACCGACTACGGTCTGTGCGACGGTTTCGTGGCCGCGTGCCACGGCGTGCTCGCGCGGATCGCGCCGTCCGTCCGGGTGCTCGACGTGAGCCACGGAATCCCTCCGCAGCAGGTCAGGACCGGCGCCGAGGTACTCGCCCAGACCGTGCCGTATCTGCCGGAGTCCGTCCATCTCGCCGTCGTGGACCCCGGCGTCGGCACCGCGCGGCGCGGCGTCGTGGTGGTCACCGACCGCGGAATGCTCGTCGGCCCGGACAACGGGCTCCTCATTTCCGCCGCCGAAACACTCAGCGGGGTGATAGCCGCGTACGAACTCGCGGCGCCCGAGTACCGCCTTCCGGTGACTTCGTCGACGTTCCACGGTCGCGACGTCTTCGCCCCCGCGGCGGCGCATCTCGCGCTCGGGGTCGCTCCCGAGGAGTTCGGGCCGCGCGTCGACGACCTCGTGCGGCTGCCGGACCCGTTCGTCGCGGTGTTCCCCGGCAAACTGGTGACCGAGGTGCTCACGGTCGACCACTTCGGCAACGTCCAGCTGGCGGCGAGCCCCGCCGACCTCGAACTGGCCGGGCTGTCCGGCACGGTCTCGGTCAGCAGCGAACACGTCCTGGTGCGGGCGTCGGTCGGCGACACCTTCGGCACGGTGCCGCCGGGCCGGAACGTGCTCTACACCGATTCCGCCGGACGGCTCGCGGTCGCCGTGAACGGCGGCTCGGCGTCGGCCGTGCTCGGGCTGGGACCCGCCCAGGAGTGCACGATCACCTCGTCGCCGACGGACACCTGA
- a CDS encoding ABC transporter substrate-binding protein, which translates to MKKSLAAVVGAALVAVLAACGGGESDTAGTLRVGTLSDSKPNAYQENGVFTGFDNELLKAIAAHQNLKLEFVSTEFSTLLSQVANGKFDIGSSGISQTDERRKTVDFSAPYNYQSLGIEAREGTGITDENSLAGKRIGVVQGTVSDSWLAANAPTAQAVKFPQDAATLAALKSGAIDGAIFDQATAEDYAAKNPDAKLKVVKAITTTIPHGFAVKKGNTELAGKINAGLKAVIADGTWEKVHQRFEPNAPVPAEFKAGQK; encoded by the coding sequence ATGAAGAAGTCACTCGCCGCCGTCGTCGGTGCCGCCCTCGTGGCGGTACTGGCGGCGTGCGGCGGCGGTGAAAGCGACACTGCCGGCACGTTGCGCGTCGGCACGCTCAGCGATTCGAAACCCAACGCCTACCAGGAAAACGGCGTGTTCACCGGGTTCGACAACGAGTTGCTGAAAGCCATCGCCGCGCACCAGAACCTGAAACTCGAGTTCGTCTCCACCGAGTTCTCGACGTTGCTGAGCCAGGTCGCCAACGGCAAGTTCGACATCGGCAGCTCAGGGATCTCCCAGACCGACGAACGCCGCAAGACGGTCGACTTCTCGGCGCCGTACAACTACCAGTCGCTCGGCATCGAGGCCCGCGAGGGCACCGGCATCACCGACGAGAACTCCCTGGCGGGCAAGCGGATCGGTGTCGTGCAGGGCACGGTCTCGGACAGCTGGCTGGCCGCCAACGCGCCCACCGCGCAGGCCGTGAAGTTCCCGCAGGACGCCGCGACGCTCGCCGCGCTCAAGTCGGGCGCGATCGACGGCGCCATCTTCGACCAGGCGACCGCCGAGGACTACGCCGCGAAGAACCCGGACGCGAAACTCAAGGTGGTCAAGGCGATCACCACGACGATCCCGCACGGTTTCGCGGTCAAGAAGGGCAACACCGAGCTGGCCGGCAAGATCAACGCCGGGCTCAAGGCGGTCATCGCCGACGGGACCTGGGAAAAGGTGCACCAGCGGTTCGAACCGAACGCGCCGGTGCCCGCGGAGTTCAAGGCCGGGCAGAAGTAA
- a CDS encoding amino acid ABC transporter permease — MDDFLNTFLNWEYIWEVFPDLLGTGLLNTLILSVFSALIGTVLGMLLATMGLSGKAWLRWPARVYTDVFRGLPAILTILVIGQGGGILIPSLSRNPYPLGILALSLIAAAYIGEIFRAGIQSVEKGQMEASRALGMSHTKAMTLVVIPQGVRRVLPALVNQFIALVKDSSLVYFLGFLAEQRDLFRIGQDLAANTGNLSPLVAAGVVYLVITVPLTHLVNYIDKKLRTGKKIRVDDDGGEPEPLNAGKVPLP; from the coding sequence GTGGACGACTTCCTCAACACCTTCCTGAACTGGGAGTACATCTGGGAGGTCTTCCCGGACCTCCTCGGGACCGGTCTGCTGAACACGCTGATCCTGTCGGTGTTCTCGGCGCTGATCGGCACGGTGCTCGGCATGCTGCTGGCCACGATGGGCCTGTCCGGCAAGGCGTGGCTGCGCTGGCCGGCCCGGGTGTACACCGACGTCTTCCGCGGTCTGCCCGCGATCCTGACCATCCTGGTGATCGGGCAGGGCGGCGGGATCCTCATCCCGTCCCTGTCCCGGAACCCGTACCCGCTGGGCATTCTGGCGCTGAGCCTGATCGCCGCCGCGTACATCGGCGAGATCTTCCGCGCCGGTATCCAGAGTGTCGAAAAGGGCCAGATGGAGGCCAGCCGCGCGCTGGGCATGAGTCACACCAAGGCGATGACGCTCGTCGTCATCCCGCAGGGCGTGCGGCGGGTGCTGCCCGCGCTGGTGAACCAGTTCATCGCGCTGGTCAAGGACTCCAGCCTGGTGTACTTCCTCGGCTTCCTCGCCGAGCAGCGCGACCTGTTCCGCATCGGGCAGGACCTCGCGGCGAACACCGGGAATCTGTCGCCGCTGGTCGCGGCGGGCGTGGTGTACCTGGTGATCACCGTGCCGCTGACGCATCTGGTGAACTACATCGACAAGAAGCTGCGCACCGGCAAGAAGATCCGGGTCGACGACGACGGCGGCGAACCGGAACCGCTGAACGCCGGAAAGGTGCCGCTGCCATGA
- a CDS encoding MOSC N-terminal beta barrel domain-containing protein, whose amino-acid sequence MARVAKLVYYPVKGCAGTSVETADVTPAGLRFDRAWMVVSPEGEFRSQRKQPVMASIRTEVTDDGARLRLTAPGVEDLLVETVPDGPRHPAATFTWQGKGVHQGDEAAEWFSDVLGLPSVFVGLTPEHERVTNGEIPGTAAFADAHAILLTSESSLDGLNERIASRGAEAVPMDRFRPNIVVSGWPEPHREDDVRSLTAGGLELGYAKVCIRCTVPMVDQETGEKAGPEPIRSLADYRREPEGGVSFGIKMAVTGPGQVSVGDEVIVHSWAGPSPSTADAEPPFTATASRPAESV is encoded by the coding sequence ATGGCGAGAGTGGCGAAGCTGGTCTATTACCCCGTCAAAGGGTGCGCGGGGACGTCGGTCGAAACGGCCGACGTCACCCCGGCGGGCCTCAGGTTCGACCGTGCCTGGATGGTCGTCTCCCCGGAGGGCGAGTTCCGCAGCCAGCGGAAGCAGCCGGTGATGGCCTCGATCCGGACCGAGGTGACCGACGACGGCGCCCGCCTGCGGCTCACCGCTCCCGGTGTCGAAGATCTCCTGGTCGAGACCGTTCCGGACGGACCGCGGCATCCCGCGGCGACGTTCACCTGGCAGGGCAAGGGCGTCCACCAGGGCGACGAGGCCGCCGAGTGGTTCTCCGACGTCCTCGGCCTGCCCTCGGTGTTCGTCGGGCTCACGCCGGAGCACGAGCGTGTCACCAATGGTGAGATCCCCGGCACCGCGGCCTTCGCCGACGCGCACGCGATCCTGCTGACCTCCGAGTCTTCTCTGGACGGCTTGAACGAGCGGATCGCTTCCCGCGGCGCCGAGGCCGTGCCGATGGACCGTTTCCGGCCCAACATCGTCGTCTCGGGGTGGCCGGAGCCGCATCGCGAGGACGACGTCCGCTCGCTCACGGCCGGTGGTCTCGAACTCGGATACGCCAAGGTCTGCATCCGCTGCACGGTGCCGATGGTCGACCAGGAGACCGGCGAGAAGGCCGGTCCCGAGCCGATCCGTTCGCTCGCCGACTACCGCCGCGAACCGGAGGGCGGGGTCTCGTTCGGGATCAAGATGGCGGTGACCGGTCCGGGTCAGGTGTCCGTCGGCGACGAGGTGATCGTGCACTCCTGGGCGGGTCCCAGCCCGAGCACGGCCGACGCCGAGCCGCCGTTCACGGCGACCGCGAGCCGTCCGGCGGAATCGGTGTAG
- a CDS encoding amino acid ABC transporter ATP-binding protein: MTNAVRSSSVELRDIHVSFGTLEVLKGVNLKVEKGRTTCVIGPSGSGKSTLLRCVNRLQEPDSGDLLLGGESVISSDPDALRQRVGMVFQHFNLFGHRSVLDNITLPLRSVRKLGKAEATEIAHARLAEVGLADKAPYRPSALSGGQQQRVAIARALAMEPEVMLFDEATSALDPELVKGVLTLMARLAERGLTLLVVTHEMGFARGVADEVAFMDDGKIVEHDAPEAIFDAPRSERLQRFLSQVL; encoded by the coding sequence ATGACGAACGCCGTACGTTCCTCCAGCGTCGAACTCCGCGACATCCATGTCTCCTTCGGGACCCTCGAAGTGCTCAAGGGCGTGAACCTCAAGGTCGAGAAGGGCCGCACGACCTGCGTCATCGGCCCGTCGGGCTCCGGCAAGTCGACGCTGCTGCGCTGCGTGAACCGGTTGCAGGAACCCGACTCGGGCGACCTATTGCTGGGTGGCGAGAGCGTCATCTCGTCCGACCCGGACGCGCTGCGGCAGCGCGTCGGGATGGTGTTCCAGCACTTCAACCTGTTCGGGCACCGCAGTGTGCTGGACAACATCACCCTGCCGCTGCGCAGCGTGCGGAAGCTCGGCAAGGCGGAGGCCACCGAGATCGCGCACGCCCGGCTCGCCGAGGTCGGCCTCGCCGACAAGGCGCCGTACCGGCCGAGCGCGCTCTCGGGTGGGCAGCAGCAGCGGGTCGCGATCGCGCGGGCGCTCGCCATGGAGCCCGAGGTCATGCTGTTCGACGAGGCGACCAGCGCACTGGACCCGGAACTGGTCAAGGGCGTCCTCACCCTGATGGCGAGGTTGGCCGAGCGCGGGCTGACACTGCTCGTGGTCACCCACGAGATGGGTTTCGCGCGTGGCGTCGCCGACGAGGTCGCGTTCATGGACGACGGCAAGATCGTCGAACACGACGCTCCCGAGGCGATCTTCGACGCTCCGCGGAGTGAGCGGCTTCAACGGTTCCTGTCGCAAGTGCTCTGA
- a CDS encoding TetR family transcriptional regulator translates to MTAAATTPKGERRRAELIEAAASLLAEGGFDAVRHRAVAERAGLPLASTTYYFDSLEELVTAAVEHHSNLELETGRLRLEELATRDRGVEATVDLVLDMLLGPLRPDREADAEAVLLRYERLVGTGRRPYLRPLMRTLSAQLYELLHEIFARSGTPVDGVELERLVALVDGAVVNALIEVDPEPRAAAARMLQAALT, encoded by the coding sequence ATGACCGCCGCAGCGACCACGCCGAAGGGTGAGCGACGCCGTGCCGAGCTCATCGAGGCCGCCGCGTCGTTGCTGGCCGAGGGCGGCTTCGACGCCGTGCGGCATCGTGCGGTCGCCGAACGCGCCGGGCTGCCGCTGGCCTCGACGACGTACTACTTCGACTCGCTCGAAGAACTCGTCACCGCCGCCGTGGAACATCACTCGAACCTGGAACTGGAGACCGGGCGGCTCCGTCTCGAGGAACTGGCGACCCGCGATCGCGGTGTCGAGGCCACCGTCGATCTGGTGCTGGACATGCTCCTCGGGCCGCTCCGCCCGGATCGCGAGGCCGACGCCGAAGCGGTCCTTCTGCGCTACGAACGCCTCGTCGGGACAGGCCGTCGTCCGTACCTTCGTCCCCTGATGCGGACGCTGTCCGCGCAGCTGTACGAGCTGCTCCACGAGATCTTCGCGCGCTCCGGCACCCCTGTGGACGGCGTCGAACTGGAGCGGCTGGTCGCCCTGGTCGACGGCGCCGTGGTCAACGCGCTGATCGAGGTCGACCCGGAGCCGCGCGCCGCCGCCGCCCGGATGCTGCAAGCGGCCCTCACCTGA